From the genome of uncultured Bacteroides sp.:
GGACAATTCTCCTTTTTAGCAGCCCAGCTTTTATTTGGTACAGCTCCCATTACAAATTCCAGAATTCCACCTTCGAGAATCTGCTTATGAGTTATGTAACTATTCTCAAATATTTTTCCATTCAGCGTTGCCGACTGGATATAAATGTTCTCTGTTGAAACGCCATGAGCTTTTACTACAAACTCTTTCCCATTTTCAAGGCGGATACTCATCTTTTCAAATGCCGGAGAACCTATTACGTAATATGGATTTCCGGGACAAACAGGATAAAATCCCATTGCTGAAAAAACATACCAGGCAGACATCTGACCGGCATCATCATTACCGGACAATCCCCCCGGAGCATTAACATATTCTGTATTGCGAATATGGCAAATCTGCTTCTGGGTTTTCCAGGACTCACCCACATAATTATATAAGTAAGCAATCTGATGGCAAGGCTCATTGCCGTGCCAGTATCTCAATTCACTAAACATGGAATCCAGCTTGCTTACAAACTTATTCTTGCCACCCATCCATTGAACTAATCCTTGCACATCTTGCGGAACATACCACGTATAGTGACAAGGTGCTCCTTCGGTAATGAACCGTGCAAAGCCAAATGCATTATCAGCATTAAGGAAAGTGCCGTCAGCATGTCTTCCCTGAGCGTATCCGGTTCGTTTATCAATCACATTTTGCCAGTTCTTTGCACGCTTAGTAAGCAACTTATAATCTGATATTTTCCCTAGTTTCTTAGCTACTTGTGCCAATACATAATCATCATACGCATATTCCAATGTACGAGAAACCTGCTCATTCATATGAAATGCTTCCGGCACAGAGTCTTCCAATGGAATATACCCGTACTTTGTGTAAGAAGTCAAAGCCCTGCGCCCCATACCGTTTTTATAATCTTCGAACGAAGCCGGTGATTGAAAAGCATTCTGCCGCATAGCTTTATAAGCTGTTTCAATATCGAAGCCTTTTATGCCTTTTATATAAGCATCTCCAATAACCGAAATGCAGTGATCTCCTATCATGGCTGCCGTGTAACTGTTCCAACAAGGGAAAATGGGTAGCCAACCACCTTGCTTATATTTCTCAACCAACGACTGAACCATCTCACCATCCCGTTTCGGATCAATGATTGTCAAGAGAGGATGCAAAGCACGATAGGTGTCCCACATGCTAAAATCATCATAATAATCACCCTTTTCTATCTTACGGATTGGAGTACCTTTTGCAAAAGAAGGATAACGTCCATCTACGTCATTAAAGACCCTCG
Proteins encoded in this window:
- a CDS encoding GH92 family glycosyl hydrolase codes for the protein MKNRKYFFIVFLCCLCNRATSQELLQQYVDTRVGTAASITQTAGKFGKHSEEYGQTLPAVLVPHGMNFWTPQTQDTERKCIAPYYYRDSKLQGFRNSHWIVGGCTQDYGSMTLMTVSGVLKTTPEERACSFSHEKEIATPSYYSAYLEDYHTQAEMTAQSRSALFRFTYDEEGMAYLVVNPNSDEGEGYIEIDLEKREIRGYNPAHRIYQGWGEPTGFSGYFVVRFEKEPSTYGVYQDSLVYSKQKSIGKKYNIGAFIGFKVAAHEKVMVKVGSSFTDMKGALNNLDAEIPHWNFDQTRKQLEQCWQNQLSKLNVQGGSKEDKEKFYGALYRSSFLPRVFNDVDGRYPSFAKGTPIRKIEKGDYYDDFSMWDTYRALHPLLTIIDPKRDGEMVQSLVEKYKQGGWLPIFPCWNSYTAAMIGDHCISVIGDAYIKGIKGFDIETAYKAMRQNAFQSPASFEDYKNGMGRRALTSYTKYGYIPLEDSVPEAFHMNEQVSRTLEYAYDDYVLAQVAKKLGKISDYKLLTKRAKNWQNVIDKRTGYAQGRHADGTFLNADNAFGFARFITEGAPCHYTWYVPQDVQGLVQWMGGKNKFVSKLDSMFSELRYWHGNEPCHQIAYLYNYVGESWKTQKQICHIRNTEYVNAPGGLSGNDDAGQMSAWYVFSAMGFYPVCPGNPYYVIGSPAFEKMSIRLENGKEFVVKAHGVSTENIYIQSATLNGKIFENSYITHKQILEGGILEFVMGAVPNKSWAAKKENCPQSILK